One genomic segment of Pseudomonas chlororaphis subsp. aurantiaca includes these proteins:
- a CDS encoding acyl-homoserine-lactone synthase → MESIEFHALDYSATPHPWVADLYGLRKEVFADRLNWKVNIKNDIEFDEYDNERTTYLIGTWKGVPLAGLRLINTLDPYMVEGPFRDFFRCAPPKQALMAESSRFFVDKTRSRQLGLAHLPLTEMLLLCMHNHAARSSLESIITVVSNAMGRIVRNAGWHYEVMDTGEAAPGEKVLLLNMPISDTNRQRLLSSIARKCLLSSAQLNYWPQRLNPLHTAFYEPQRISA, encoded by the coding sequence ATGGAATCCATCGAATTTCACGCGCTCGACTATAGTGCGACACCCCACCCCTGGGTCGCCGATTTGTATGGTCTGCGCAAGGAAGTATTCGCCGATCGTTTGAACTGGAAGGTTAATATAAAGAATGACATCGAGTTCGATGAGTACGACAACGAGCGCACCACCTACCTGATCGGTACCTGGAAAGGCGTGCCCCTGGCCGGCCTGCGCCTGATCAACACCCTGGATCCCTACATGGTCGAAGGGCCGTTCCGCGACTTTTTCCGCTGCGCGCCGCCCAAGCAGGCACTGATGGCCGAATCCAGCCGCTTTTTCGTCGACAAAACCCGCTCGCGCCAGCTCGGCCTGGCCCATCTGCCGCTGACCGAAATGCTCCTGTTGTGCATGCACAACCATGCCGCGCGCAGCAGCCTGGAATCGATCATCACGGTGGTCAGCAACGCCATGGGACGGATCGTCCGCAACGCCGGCTGGCACTACGAAGTAATGGACACCGGCGAGGCCGCGCCGGGAGAAAAGGTGCTGCTGCTGAACATGCCGATCAGCGACACCAATCGTCAGCGCCTGCTGTCCAGCATCGCTCGCAAATGCCTCTTGTCATCCGCGCAGCTCAACTACTGGCCGCAGCGCCTGAACCCGCTCCACACCGCGTTCTACGAGCCTCAGCGGATCAGCGCCTGA
- a CDS encoding LuxR C-terminal-related transcriptional regulator produces the protein MTDLSRIQGPAGAAIPAPEGRFYRPPLPDGYVLRPRLCERLSAGLNGRLLLVSAPAGFGKSSLAVEFCQSLPPHWRSLWLGLSRRDSDPGRFLERLLEGLQQYFAQLGSQSLGLLKMRQRHQPFAFEEWLDGLLDELAAHLSSASPLLLVLDDYHLAQGPVLDRCLQFFLNHLPDGLLVLVTSRQRPDWHLARLRLSRQLLELHEQDLRLTYDESLALLDRHSSSLRGEALESLILRSEGWVAGLRFWLLAASEAGNGGTLPQSLNGGEGLIRDYLLEEVIDCLPAEVQSFLYDTAPQERFCSELCDALRESHDSAEILRYLLAHQVFLVPLDEQGHWYRYHHLFSDLLRTRPTANAVLPPASLHLRACRWFNAQGLLDEAVEQALRAGHLDVAANLVQNLSEEQLLAEQNVGMLLRWKMDLPDSLLISTPRLIVLYSWALGLACQLDAAEELASHLSRFLPAPSATAQKSMLAQWLALSGIVARGRGNRELTLRYCTEALETLPQKRYGQRLVCLSTLSNLAIADGDLWRARGLNRESLELAQRVGNPLFEALAHYDRARVLQARGEILRALDEVRQGLQRLYGLSTQRLYAVRARLTLYEGYLLTLRCQPETGLSRLRAGLVEARACRDISVLIGHCVIANLEGHNGEFAKAFAELAEAERLMHIWDVPPIYYLAMITLVKCELWLAQGRTDLAQAWLARLGQTYIGDQAAAAPEFHPQLPLHIELQQALLDSIQGAPALAEQRLDKLVEHGRETGRQMLNVMALNQKVALLLVEGRDPEARQAFAQALEAAVGGALQPFEWALRAHPAWVREQLQQGPATSLRQTLLERLPVAVAREPVEQHHGEALSSRELAVLQLIAQGCSNQEISDQLFISLHTVKTHASHINSKLGVERRTQAVARAQELGLLG, from the coding sequence ATGACTGATCTGTCCCGTATCCAGGGGCCTGCCGGTGCGGCCATTCCCGCGCCGGAAGGGCGCTTCTACCGACCTCCCTTGCCCGACGGCTACGTACTGCGGCCGCGTCTGTGCGAGCGCTTGAGCGCGGGCCTCAATGGCCGGTTGCTGTTGGTCAGTGCGCCGGCCGGTTTTGGCAAGAGTTCGCTGGCGGTGGAGTTCTGCCAAAGCCTGCCGCCGCACTGGCGCAGCCTGTGGCTGGGGCTCAGTCGCCGGGACAGCGATCCGGGACGTTTTCTCGAACGCCTGCTCGAGGGGCTGCAGCAGTATTTCGCTCAATTGGGCAGCCAATCCCTCGGGCTGCTGAAGATGCGCCAGCGCCACCAGCCCTTCGCCTTCGAAGAATGGCTGGACGGCCTGCTCGACGAGTTGGCGGCCCATCTTTCCAGTGCGTCCCCCTTGTTGCTGGTGCTGGACGATTACCACCTGGCCCAGGGGCCGGTGCTCGATCGTTGCCTGCAGTTCTTTCTCAATCATTTACCCGACGGCCTGTTGGTGCTGGTGACCAGCCGCCAGCGTCCGGACTGGCACCTGGCGCGTCTGCGCCTGTCGCGGCAGTTGCTGGAACTGCACGAGCAGGATCTGCGCCTGACCTATGACGAATCCCTGGCCCTGCTCGACCGGCACAGCAGTTCGCTGCGCGGCGAGGCGCTGGAAAGCCTGATCCTGCGCAGCGAAGGCTGGGTAGCGGGGTTGCGTTTCTGGTTGTTGGCGGCCTCGGAGGCGGGCAACGGTGGAACCTTGCCACAGTCGCTGAATGGCGGCGAAGGCCTGATTCGCGACTATCTGCTGGAAGAAGTCATCGATTGCCTGCCTGCCGAAGTGCAGTCGTTCCTCTACGACACGGCGCCCCAGGAGCGCTTCTGCAGCGAACTGTGCGATGCGCTGCGCGAGTCCCATGACAGTGCCGAGATCCTGCGTTATCTGTTGGCCCACCAGGTATTTCTGGTGCCGCTGGACGAGCAGGGGCACTGGTACCGTTATCACCACCTGTTTTCCGACCTGCTGCGCACCCGGCCCACCGCCAACGCGGTATTGCCACCGGCCAGCCTGCACCTGCGCGCCTGTCGCTGGTTCAACGCCCAGGGGCTGCTGGACGAAGCGGTGGAGCAGGCGTTGCGCGCCGGGCACCTCGATGTGGCGGCGAACCTGGTACAGAACCTGTCCGAGGAACAACTGCTGGCCGAGCAGAACGTCGGCATGTTGCTGCGCTGGAAAATGGACTTGCCCGACAGCCTGCTGATCAGCACCCCACGGCTGATCGTGCTGTACAGCTGGGCGCTGGGGCTGGCGTGCCAGCTGGATGCCGCCGAGGAGCTGGCCAGCCATTTGAGTCGCTTCCTGCCGGCCCCTTCGGCCACCGCGCAGAAATCCATGCTGGCGCAATGGCTGGCCTTGAGCGGGATCGTCGCCCGCGGACGGGGAAATCGCGAGCTGACCCTGCGGTACTGCACCGAAGCTCTGGAAACCTTGCCCCAGAAACGTTACGGGCAGCGGCTGGTGTGCCTGTCGACCCTGTCCAACCTGGCGATCGCCGATGGCGATTTGTGGCGCGCCCGGGGGCTCAACCGCGAGTCCCTGGAATTGGCGCAGCGGGTCGGCAACCCCTTGTTCGAGGCCCTGGCCCATTACGACCGGGCCCGGGTGCTGCAAGCACGCGGCGAGATCCTGCGGGCGCTGGATGAAGTGCGCCAGGGCTTGCAGCGCTTGTATGGCCTGTCCACGCAACGCCTGTACGCGGTACGTGCGCGGCTGACGCTGTATGAGGGGTATCTGCTGACGTTGCGCTGCCAGCCCGAGACCGGGCTGTCGCGCTTGCGGGCGGGCCTGGTCGAGGCCCGGGCCTGTCGCGATATCAGCGTGCTGATCGGCCATTGCGTGATCGCCAACCTGGAAGGTCACAACGGTGAGTTTGCCAAGGCCTTTGCCGAGTTGGCCGAGGCCGAACGCCTGATGCACATCTGGGACGTCCCGCCGATCTACTACTTGGCGATGATCACCCTGGTCAAATGCGAACTCTGGCTGGCCCAGGGCCGCACCGACCTGGCGCAGGCCTGGCTGGCTCGCCTGGGGCAGACCTACATCGGCGATCAGGCCGCCGCGGCGCCGGAATTTCATCCACAGCTGCCGCTGCATATCGAGTTGCAGCAAGCCTTGCTCGACAGCATCCAGGGCGCGCCGGCCCTGGCCGAACAGCGCCTGGACAAGCTAGTGGAACATGGCCGCGAGACCGGGCGGCAGATGCTCAATGTGATGGCCTTGAATCAGAAGGTCGCGTTGTTGCTGGTCGAGGGGCGCGACCCCGAGGCCCGGCAGGCTTTTGCCCAGGCGCTGGAGGCGGCCGTGGGCGGGGCATTGCAACCGTTCGAGTGGGCGCTGCGGGCGCATCCGGCCTGGGTCCGCGAGCAGCTTCAGCAGGGGCCGGCGACGTCATTGCGCCAGACCTTGCTCGAACGCCTGCCGGTCGCAGTGGCGCGCGAACCTGTGGAGCAGCATCACGGCGAAGCCCTCAGCTCCCGTGAGCTGGCGGTGCTGCAACTGATCGCCCAGGGCTGTTCCAACCAGGAAATCAGCGATCAGTTGTTTATCTCGCTGCACACCGTGAAAACCCACGCCAGCCATATCAACAGCAAGCTGGGGGTGGAGCGTCGCACCCAGGCCGTGGCCCGGGCCCAGGAGCTGGGCTTGCTGGGTTAA
- a CDS encoding DUF1302 domain-containing protein: MTSVNQFWRRAKLPLAVSLASTLAGPAFGVSFNIGEIEGQFDSSLSLGASWSTQSPNKNLIGVNNGGHGLSQTSDDGHANFKSGETFSKIFKGIHDLELKYGDTGVFVRGKYWYDFELKDESREFKDISDSNRKEGAKSSGGQILDAFIYHNYSIAEQPGSVRLGKQVVSWGESTFIGGGINSINPIDVSAFRRPGAEIKEGLIPVNMFYVSQSLTDNLSAEAFYQLEWDQTVVDNCGTFFSQPDIIADGCTDNLRVLNKRSTIPSIALGPLAAAGVDVNQEGVLVRRGPDRDARDSGQWGVSFKYMYEPLDTEFGAYFMNYHSRAPIFSATGAPQSVFDRVAALPPAFRALGPLVVAGSSEYFVEYPEDIRLYGLSFSTTLPTGTAWSGEISYRPNAPVQLNSTDILFAGVRPLGGTLANASLLDGVPGQDLHGYRRKEITQLQTTFTHFFDQVMGASRLTLVGEVGLTYVGGLESTSKVRYGRDPVYGPGELPATGSLDTCSQILNTSTINGAGAGAATNNRSRNCNDDGFTTSTSWGYRGRAIWEYNDVFAGVNLKPNVAWSHDVSGYSPGPGGNFEEGRKAISLGVDAEYQNTYTASLAYTNFFDGKYTTVDDRDFVALSFGVNF; the protein is encoded by the coding sequence ATGACATCAGTAAACCAGTTCTGGCGCCGGGCGAAACTGCCTCTGGCCGTCAGTCTCGCCTCTACGCTCGCCGGACCTGCCTTCGGCGTCAGTTTCAACATCGGTGAAATCGAAGGTCAGTTCGACTCTTCTCTATCGCTGGGTGCGAGCTGGTCTACCCAGAGCCCCAACAAGAATCTGATTGGTGTCAACAACGGCGGTCATGGCCTGTCCCAGACCTCCGACGATGGCCACGCTAACTTCAAAAGCGGCGAAACCTTTTCCAAGATCTTCAAGGGCATCCATGACCTTGAACTGAAATACGGCGACACCGGCGTCTTCGTCCGTGGCAAGTACTGGTATGACTTCGAGCTCAAGGACGAAAGCCGCGAGTTCAAGGACATCAGCGACAGCAATCGCAAGGAAGGCGCCAAGTCCTCCGGCGGGCAGATTCTCGACGCCTTCATCTACCACAACTACTCGATCGCCGAGCAGCCGGGTTCCGTGCGTCTGGGCAAGCAAGTGGTGAGCTGGGGTGAAAGTACCTTCATCGGCGGCGGCATCAACTCGATCAACCCGATCGATGTGTCCGCTTTCCGCCGTCCTGGCGCGGAGATCAAGGAAGGCCTGATCCCGGTCAACATGTTCTACGTCTCCCAGAGCCTGACCGACAACCTCTCGGCCGAAGCCTTCTATCAGCTGGAATGGGACCAGACCGTCGTCGACAATTGCGGCACCTTCTTCTCCCAGCCGGACATCATCGCCGACGGTTGCACCGACAACCTGCGCGTGCTGAACAAACGCTCGACCATTCCATCGATTGCCCTCGGGCCATTGGCCGCCGCGGGCGTCGACGTCAACCAGGAAGGCGTGCTGGTACGTCGTGGCCCGGACCGCGATGCACGGGACAGCGGGCAGTGGGGCGTGTCCTTCAAGTACATGTACGAGCCGCTCGACACCGAGTTCGGCGCGTACTTCATGAACTACCACAGCCGTGCGCCGATCTTCAGCGCCACCGGTGCTCCGCAGTCGGTCTTCGATCGCGTGGCGGCCTTGCCTCCAGCGTTCCGCGCCTTGGGCCCACTGGTGGTTGCCGGTAGCTCCGAGTACTTCGTCGAGTACCCTGAGGACATCCGCCTCTACGGCCTGAGCTTCTCCACCACCTTGCCTACCGGTACCGCGTGGAGCGGTGAGATCAGCTATCGCCCGAACGCTCCGGTGCAGCTGAACTCCACCGATATCCTGTTCGCCGGTGTTCGTCCCCTGGGCGGGACCCTGGCCAATGCCTCGCTGCTCGACGGCGTGCCAGGCCAGGACCTGCACGGCTATCGCCGTAAAGAGATCACCCAGCTGCAGACCACCTTCACCCACTTCTTCGATCAGGTCATGGGTGCCAGCCGCCTGACCCTGGTCGGTGAAGTCGGCCTGACCTACGTGGGCGGCCTGGAGAGCACCTCCAAGGTTCGTTACGGCCGCGATCCGGTCTATGGGCCGGGCGAACTGCCTGCCACCGGCAGCCTGGACACCTGCTCGCAAATCCTCAATACCAGCACCATCAACGGCGCAGGTGCGGGCGCGGCGACCAACAATCGCAGCCGCAACTGCAACGACGACGGCTTCACCACCTCGACTTCCTGGGGTTATCGCGGTCGTGCCATCTGGGAATACAACGACGTGTTCGCCGGTGTGAACCTCAAGCCGAACGTGGCCTGGTCCCATGACGTCAGTGGTTACTCGCCTGGTCCTGGCGGCAACTTCGAGGAAGGCCGCAAGGCCATCAGCCTGGGCGTGGATGCCGAGTACCAGAACACCTACACCGCGAGCCTGGCCTACACCAACTTCTTCGACGGCAAGTACACCACCGTGGATGACCGTGACTTCGTGGCACTCAGTTTCGGCGTGAACTTCTAA
- a CDS encoding DUF1329 domain-containing protein, with protein MKVTKSLLQVGVLGLSLLATGVMAAVSADEAAKLGTSLTPMGAEMAGNSAGTIPAWKALPTNAGNVDGKGFLSNPYASEQPQFTITAQNVEQYKDKLAPGQYAMFKRYPETYKMPVYPSHRGATVPAEVFAAIKENATKTNLVSGGNGLENFKTAIPFPIPKSGVEVIWNHITRYRGGSVTRLVTQATPQANGSFSLVYFQDQFVFRDKMKDYDPANPGNILFYFKQKVTAPARLAGGVLLVHETLDQVKEPRSAWVYNAGQRRVRRAPQVSYDGPGTAADGLRTSDNLDMYNGAPDRYDWKLEGKKEMYIASNSYKLDSPQLKYADIIKAGHINQDLARYELRRVWHVVATLKEGQRHIYAKRDFYIDEDTWQAAVIDHYDGRGQLWRVAEAHAENYYDKQVPWYALETLYDLQSGRYLALGMKNEEKSAYDFGFTATTSDFTPAALRQDGVR; from the coding sequence ATGAAAGTAACCAAGAGTCTGTTGCAGGTCGGTGTCCTCGGGCTGTCGCTGCTGGCGACCGGGGTCATGGCCGCGGTCTCGGCCGATGAAGCGGCCAAGCTGGGCACCTCCCTGACGCCGATGGGCGCGGAAATGGCCGGTAACTCCGCCGGCACCATTCCTGCCTGGAAAGCCTTGCCGACCAACGCCGGCAATGTGGACGGCAAGGGCTTCCTGTCCAATCCGTACGCCAGCGAGCAGCCGCAGTTCACCATCACCGCGCAGAACGTCGAGCAGTACAAGGACAAGTTGGCGCCGGGGCAGTACGCGATGTTCAAGCGCTACCCTGAAACCTACAAGATGCCGGTCTATCCTTCCCACCGCGGTGCCACGGTGCCCGCCGAGGTGTTCGCCGCGATCAAGGAAAATGCCACCAAGACCAACCTGGTCAGCGGCGGCAACGGCCTGGAAAACTTCAAGACCGCCATTCCGTTCCCGATTCCGAAAAGCGGCGTGGAAGTCATCTGGAACCACATCACCCGCTATCGCGGCGGCAGCGTGACCCGTCTGGTGACCCAGGCGACGCCACAGGCCAACGGCTCGTTCAGCCTGGTGTACTTCCAGGACCAGTTCGTGTTCCGCGACAAGATGAAGGACTACGATCCGGCGAACCCGGGCAACATCCTGTTCTACTTCAAGCAGAAAGTGACCGCGCCGGCGCGCCTGGCCGGTGGTGTGCTGCTGGTGCACGAGACCCTCGACCAGGTGAAGGAACCGCGCTCGGCCTGGGTCTACAACGCCGGCCAGCGTCGTGTGCGTCGCGCCCCGCAAGTGTCGTATGACGGTCCGGGTACCGCGGCCGATGGCCTGCGTACTTCCGACAACCTCGACATGTACAACGGCGCGCCGGACCGCTACGACTGGAAGCTGGAAGGCAAGAAGGAGATGTACATCGCCTCCAACAGCTACAAGCTCGACTCGCCGCAACTGAAGTACGCCGACATCATCAAGGCCGGCCACATCAACCAGGACCTGGCGCGCTACGAGCTGCGCCGTGTCTGGCACGTGGTCGCGACCCTGAAGGAAGGCCAGCGTCATATCTACGCCAAGCGTGACTTCTACATCGATGAGGACACCTGGCAGGCCGCGGTGATCGACCACTACGACGGTCGTGGCCAACTGTGGCGCGTGGCCGAGGCGCACGCCGAGAACTACTACGACAAGCAAGTGCCGTGGTATGCCCTGGAAACCCTCTACGACCTGCAGTCCGGCCGTTACCTGGCACTGGGCATGAAGAACGAAGAGAAATCGGCCTATGACTTCGGCTTCACCGCCACCACCAGCGACTTCACCCCGGCGGCCCTGCGCCAGGATGGCGTTCGTTAA
- a CDS encoding helix-turn-helix transcriptional regulator yields MDSRLKYSDFIPADESNSNVCLNLELEKLLGDLQGASYAYFAAPRNREVAPLIISNYPSRWLKAYKNANYHLIDPIIHHGLKSCAPFSWSDALQAASCDKSRELFRRSSQYRICSGATFTLHDACGMFSSLSLCNGGSQADFERRMADQQGQLQMALIRFHSRLLSLRAMDELFPEPQTGPLSARELGVLKWVMMGKAYREIALICAISERTVKFHMSNISGKLQVCNAKQAVYEAQRQGIL; encoded by the coding sequence ATGGATAGTCGACTCAAATACTCTGACTTTATTCCGGCCGATGAAAGTAATTCAAATGTCTGTTTAAATTTAGAGCTTGAAAAGCTGTTGGGTGATCTGCAAGGGGCAAGTTATGCCTACTTTGCCGCCCCTCGAAACCGCGAAGTAGCCCCTCTTATTATTTCGAACTACCCATCGCGCTGGCTGAAAGCCTATAAGAATGCCAACTATCATTTGATCGATCCGATCATTCATCACGGCCTTAAAAGTTGCGCGCCATTTTCCTGGAGCGACGCCCTCCAGGCCGCCTCCTGTGACAAGAGTCGGGAGTTGTTTCGGCGTTCCAGCCAATACCGTATCTGCTCCGGCGCCACGTTTACCCTGCATGACGCCTGCGGCATGTTCAGTTCGCTGAGCCTTTGCAATGGTGGGTCGCAAGCCGACTTTGAGCGCCGTATGGCCGACCAGCAGGGGCAGCTACAGATGGCGCTGATCCGCTTTCATAGCCGGCTGTTGAGCCTGCGGGCGATGGACGAGCTGTTCCCTGAACCTCAGACCGGGCCGCTTTCGGCCAGGGAGCTGGGGGTGCTCAAGTGGGTGATGATGGGCAAGGCCTACCGGGAAATCGCGCTGATCTGCGCGATTTCCGAGCGGACGGTCAAATTTCACATGTCGAACATTTCTGGAAAGCTGCAGGTCTGCAACGCCAAGCAGGCAGTCTACGAGGCTCAGCGCCAGGGCATCCTCTGA
- a CDS encoding fatty acid--CoA ligase: MLQTRVIPPAEGAYQYPLLIKRLLMSGTRYEKTREIVYRDKLRYSYPTLIERVARLANVLTAAGVKAGDTVAVMDWDSHRYLECMFAIPMIGAVIHTINVRLSPEQILYTMNHAEDRFVLVNSEFVGLYQAIAGQLTTVEKTLLLTDGPEKSADLPNLVGEYEQLLAAASPQYAFEDFDENSVATTFYTTGTTGNPKGVYFTHRQLVLHTMGVAVIMGSIDSVRLLGTSDVYMPITPMFHVHAWGLPYVATMLGLKQVYPGRYDPELLVELWRKEKVTFSHCVPTILQMLLNAKAAQGTDFGGWKIVIGGSALNRALYEASKAKGIQLTAAYGMSETGPLVSCAHLNEELLAGTEDERTTYRIKAGVPGPLVEAAIVDGDGNFLPADGETQGELVLRAPWLTEGYFNEPQKGAELWEGGWLHTGDVATLDGMGVIDIRDRIKDVIKTGGEWVSSLALEDLISRHPAVREVAVVGIPDPQWGERPFALLVVREGHAIEAKELKEHLKPFVEQGHLSKWAIPSQIALVTEIPKTSVGKLDKKRIRLDITEWQANNSTFLSTL, from the coding sequence ATGTTGCAGACTCGCGTTATTCCGCCAGCCGAAGGCGCTTACCAATACCCGCTATTGATCAAGCGGCTGCTGATGTCCGGCACCCGTTACGAGAAGACCCGTGAAATCGTTTACCGGGACAAACTGCGTTACAGCTACCCAACCCTGATCGAGCGCGTGGCCAGGCTGGCGAACGTGTTGACGGCTGCCGGGGTCAAGGCCGGGGATACCGTGGCGGTGATGGACTGGGACAGCCATCGCTACCTGGAGTGCATGTTCGCCATCCCGATGATCGGCGCGGTGATCCACACCATCAACGTGCGCCTGTCGCCGGAACAGATCCTGTACACCATGAACCACGCCGAGGACCGCTTCGTGCTGGTCAACAGCGAGTTCGTCGGGCTCTACCAGGCGATCGCCGGGCAACTGACCACGGTGGAGAAGACCCTGTTGCTGACCGACGGTCCGGAAAAGAGCGCCGACCTGCCGAACCTGGTGGGCGAATACGAGCAGCTTCTGGCGGCGGCCAGCCCCCAGTACGCCTTCGAGGATTTCGACGAAAACTCGGTGGCCACCACCTTCTACACCACGGGCACCACGGGCAACCCGAAGGGTGTGTACTTCACCCACCGCCAGCTGGTGCTGCACACCATGGGCGTGGCGGTGATCATGGGCAGCATCGACAGCGTGCGCCTGCTGGGCACCAGCGACGTGTACATGCCCATTACCCCGATGTTCCACGTGCATGCCTGGGGCCTGCCTTATGTGGCGACCATGCTCGGCCTCAAGCAGGTCTATCCCGGCCGTTACGACCCGGAGCTGCTGGTGGAGCTGTGGCGCAAGGAAAAGGTCACCTTCTCCCATTGCGTGCCGACCATCCTGCAGATGCTGCTCAATGCCAAGGCGGCCCAGGGCACGGATTTCGGCGGCTGGAAGATCGTCATCGGCGGCAGCGCGCTCAACCGTGCGCTGTACGAGGCCTCCAAGGCCAAGGGTATTCAACTGACGGCGGCCTACGGCATGTCGGAAACCGGGCCGCTGGTGTCCTGTGCGCACCTCAACGAAGAGCTGCTGGCGGGTACCGAGGATGAGCGCACCACCTACCGGATCAAGGCCGGCGTGCCCGGGCCTCTGGTGGAGGCGGCGATTGTCGATGGCGACGGCAACTTCCTGCCGGCCGATGGCGAGACCCAGGGTGAGCTGGTGCTGCGCGCACCCTGGCTGACCGAAGGCTATTTCAACGAACCGCAGAAGGGCGCGGAGCTATGGGAAGGCGGCTGGCTGCACACCGGCGACGTGGCGACCCTCGACGGCATGGGTGTGATCGACATTCGCGACCGGATCAAGGATGTGATCAAGACCGGAGGCGAGTGGGTATCGTCCCTGGCCTTGGAAGACCTGATCAGCCGGCACCCGGCGGTACGCGAAGTAGCAGTGGTGGGTATTCCCGATCCGCAGTGGGGCGAGCGCCCGTTTGCCTTGCTGGTGGTCCGCGAAGGGCATGCAATCGAGGCCAAGGAGCTCAAGGAGCATCTCAAGCCGTTTGTCGAACAGGGGCACTTGAGCAAGTGGGCGATTCCCAGTCAGATCGCCCTTGTTACTGAAATTCCCAAGACCAGTGTCGGCAAGCTCGACAAGAAGCGCATCCGCCTCGACATCACCGAATGGCAGGCCAACAACAGCACCTTTCTTTCTACCCTGTAA
- a CDS encoding methylated-DNA--[protein]-cysteine S-methyltransferase has protein sequence MSCVFKLMNSPVGQLTLVARGAKLAAILWESERENRVRLGSLQPADDHPVLLETERQLKEYFAGSRDRFELELDFVGTEFQRKVWQALLTIPFGETRSYSQIAAQVGSPKAVRAVGAANGRNPISIIAPCHRVVGASGSLTGFAGGLQAKQFLLALEGEQTLPLDF, from the coding sequence ATGTCCTGCGTATTCAAATTGATGAACTCGCCTGTCGGTCAACTGACCCTGGTTGCCAGGGGCGCGAAGCTCGCCGCGATTCTCTGGGAGAGCGAGCGCGAAAACCGCGTGCGCCTCGGCTCGTTGCAGCCTGCCGACGATCATCCGGTCTTGCTGGAAACCGAACGCCAGCTCAAGGAGTACTTTGCCGGCAGCCGCGATCGCTTCGAACTGGAGCTGGACTTCGTCGGCACCGAGTTCCAGCGCAAGGTCTGGCAGGCGCTGCTGACCATTCCTTTCGGCGAAACCCGCAGCTACAGCCAGATTGCCGCACAGGTTGGCAGCCCCAAGGCCGTGCGCGCAGTCGGCGCGGCCAATGGCCGGAACCCGATCTCGATCATCGCCCCCTGCCACCGGGTGGTCGGCGCCTCGGGCAGCCTCACCGGCTTTGCCGGCGGCTTGCAGGCCAAGCAGTTCCTGCTGGCGCTGGAGGGCGAGCAGACCTTGCCGCTGGATTTCTAG
- a CDS encoding beta-ketoacyl-[acyl-carrier-protein] synthase family protein, producing MEKSASSEPRRVVVTGYGAICSLGENVEAIWDAMMDYQIGYRQHSFDDPSIHARYFGFIDDFGREAMRPFSKKISKMLPLFAKYSLVATHEAIRMAFGDTPLDEVVSPFDRGVILGTGWGGLDTANSNNNEYREQGISTSFATVMSMCNAATAGITMNWNMRGIQNSPVAACATGTIAIGEAYEAIRSGRAKVMIAGGSESLKEQFNVWSVDVIQALSKEQENPRLACCPFSKGRSGFVLSEGAAVLCLEDYELARARGAKILGEITGYANYSDAYDMTAPAEDMQARVRVINDVCQQAGVEASQIDYVNLHGTSTPLNDVNETRSIKLALGDAAYSIPMSSTKSYTGHLIGAAGSMEAVFCLKAMARGTIPATIHMDEADPECDLNYVPNEHLHGQTLNNVLNLSFGFGGANAGIMLRKVV from the coding sequence ATGGAAAAGTCCGCCTCTTCAGAACCGCGCCGGGTGGTTGTAACCGGTTATGGCGCCATCTGCTCGCTTGGCGAGAATGTCGAAGCCATCTGGGATGCAATGATGGATTACCAGATCGGTTACCGTCAGCACAGCTTCGACGATCCGAGCATCCATGCGCGTTACTTTGGCTTTATCGATGACTTCGGTCGTGAAGCGATGCGTCCGTTCTCGAAGAAAATCTCCAAGATGTTGCCGCTGTTCGCCAAATACAGCCTGGTGGCCACCCACGAGGCGATCCGCATGGCGTTTGGCGACACGCCCCTGGATGAGGTCGTCTCGCCCTTCGATCGCGGCGTGATTCTGGGCACCGGCTGGGGCGGGCTCGATACCGCCAACAGCAACAACAACGAATACCGCGAGCAGGGCATTTCCACGTCCTTCGCCACCGTCATGTCGATGTGCAATGCCGCGACCGCCGGTATCACCATGAACTGGAACATGCGCGGTATCCAGAACAGCCCGGTGGCGGCCTGCGCCACGGGCACCATCGCCATTGGCGAAGCCTACGAGGCGATTCGCAGCGGCCGCGCCAAGGTGATGATCGCCGGTGGCAGCGAATCCCTGAAAGAGCAGTTCAACGTCTGGTCGGTGGATGTCATCCAGGCCTTGAGCAAGGAACAGGAAAACCCACGCCTGGCCTGCTGCCCGTTCAGCAAGGGGCGCAGCGGCTTTGTGCTCTCCGAGGGCGCGGCGGTGTTGTGCCTGGAAGACTATGAACTGGCCCGGGCACGGGGCGCGAAGATCCTCGGCGAGATCACTGGCTACGCCAACTATTCGGACGCCTACGACATGACGGCCCCGGCCGAAGACATGCAGGCCCGGGTGCGGGTGATCAATGACGTGTGCCAGCAGGCAGGCGTAGAGGCGTCGCAAATCGACTACGTCAACCTGCACGGCACCTCGACACCGCTCAACGATGTCAACGAAACCCGCTCGATCAAGCTGGCCCTGGGGGATGCGGCATACAGCATTCCGATGTCCAGCACCAAGTCCTACACCGGGCACTTGATCGGCGCCGCCGGCTCGATGGAGGCGGTCTTCTGCCTCAAGGCCATGGCCCGGGGCACGATTCCGGCGACTATCCATATGGATGAGGCCGACCCTGAGTGCGACCTCAACTACGTGCCCAACGAACACCTGCATGGGCAGACCCTGAACAACGTGCTGAACCTGAGCTTCGGCTTCGGTGGCGCCAACGCCG